The Gossypium arboreum mitochondrion, complete genome sequence GTTGATGATGATTTTTTTCACTGCCGGCTGGGGCAACCTTTCGATCTAGGCCTGACTGAACATTTATGAGAAAAGCCCTATAAATTGTCGTACCAGATCATTTCGAAAGGCGCTTGCTTTGGTTAGTTTCCTTCAGCAGCCCGCGAACTTCTGTCAGAGGTGATTAGTCTCCTTACGTGGCGGCAGGGTCGTCACGAGCAATAAGCGTCGACAACATCCTTCTCCTACACACTGGGCAGTCCATTGCTAAGGACTCGGTGCTCAACCGTGCCCATATGCTAGTTGAAACCAATCTTACCTTACCTTATTTACGATAAACCCCGAAGACACTGCTCAGTCTATGTCCTCCAACGTTAGGTAGTATCTTGCGCTTAAATGGACTGGCCCTTCTTTTAGGGAAACTATATGCTTGTCTTCCCTTAGATCTGAGGGCGGCAATGTTGAGAGGGCGAAAGCACACAAAGGGGGGGCACGTCAGCCAAAAGAAGGGTATGGAGTCGGAAATCGAACCCCTTGTTGTTGACCTGTGACAGCCTCAATGCTCTTATGGCAGGGCAGTAACAAGAACACGATCTCTCGGAAAAGAAAAAAGAAGACTAAACCCTATCCAAGATGCCCCACCAATCAAATAAGGCACTGCAGAGCCAGGCCCCAAAGTACGCTTTTGCTCGCTCCGCAAGTAAGTACGAACCAGGCAAAGAAGCAATGTCGACCACCCCTAAAGGTAAGGTAAAAAAACCTGATGCATGGGACAAGGCCGGAGAGTATAAAGACTATAAACGCACGCAGCCCTCAGGCAAACCTCTAACCAGGCTGATGAAACCTAACCAGAATGTTAAATCAATTACGTCGGTCGTTGTGATCCTTCTTTCCCTTCCAGCTCATCTTGACTATTCCTCAAAAGAAAGAAAGGAAAGAACTCGATCACACTGCACGGAAAGAAAGGCTTCATTATATCAAAAGGGGCGAGCGTATCGATTGCAGAAAGGCTGGCTGTACCCGAGAGTAGTTATTCTCCCTTACTTCGTCCTTGCTGCTATTGTAGCAGTAGTGCCTTTTGGAATTGTATCAGAAGTCCCTGGCTTCTTAATACTACTCTAAGTAATTTCGTCCCTTGAATGCTGATCTAAGCGAGCGCGAATAGGGTCCAGCTAGTAGGTTGTAGTTGCATAGTTCCTAGGCCATCCATCCTGCCTTGTCCCTTCTCGCGTAAACCGCTGTATTAAAGGAGGTGAGTAAGTAAGCCAGTTAGAAAGCATGATAAAATAGCCCCTTAAATATCCCTTTATTTTATCGAGCTAGCCTTTTAGTATGATTACCAGGAGTGAAAGAAAGCTACGAAAACTCTGAAGTTAAGGAGAAGAGTGAACCCCTTTTACTACCCGTAAAAATACGAGTACCTGTTGCAAATGAATCAACCCCGCTTGTTTTTTCTGTTGATAGGTTAGATTCTCGGTTGAACGTTAGGAAACCCTACCAAAAATGGAGTCTTTCCCCTATATCCCAGTGCCTCGACTAGTGCTTTTCCTAAGTGGTGGATATTTTTTTTAGGCTTTTAGTCATATGTATTCCCCTCTTTGAGTGTGCTAGTAATAAGCTGGGAAAGTCAAATCCATCAAGGCGAGGAAAAACTAGTTTGAAAGTAGTCCTCCTTGAAGTTCCTTTTAATTGAATGTGGTAAGGATAAATAGAAATGCAATCTCTGAATCTCTTACATCCCGCCTAGTACCTTTTTGAATCGAGGGGGCGAAAGCTTAATATCAAGTAGGAGTTCTGGATTGAGGTCCAGTTGGTTGGATAAAGGTTGGAGTTCTAAGGGCATCATCTCGAAAAATTGCCTTTCCTGGAGTTTCTTTTTAAGTCTTTTCTTTCTTCTTCTATATCTGCTTTCTCTCCGCTCCGGGCAAGTCCTAAGCTTTGCCTTTCCCTTCCTTCCCCCCGTCTCCTTACCGCCCTACTCGCAACTTGATTTTGACCATATCCCGTTCGGGGCTCTCTGGTCTAAATGCTCGAAATGAGCGATATTCACTCGGAACCTAGAGATTCAAACAGGCACAGGTCAACCAAAAGCATATTGCCGAGCTAAGGGATTTCTTGCTATTGTCCCCCCTACTGAGCCGTGGGGTCTTGCTTGGCTATGCCTCGGGAATTGGGCCTCTGGTTTTTGGTAGTACAGGGAAGAGGTGAAACCCAGTTTCTGGGGGGCAACTATGGGAACGAGACTAAGTCCTCTCGAATGAAACCTGGCTTCGACCCGAAGCGATAGGTTTGGTCTACCACAGTAATGAAACCAGCGATGTTTCTGATGCTACTATCGATACTTCCTTCATTGCCCATGTTCGTTACATTGCGTGGGCGATGTTTTCACAGCCAGCAGGGCTTAACTAACGAAAAATCGATCTAAACTGGGGAAGTGTTTTCGCTCTCAAGCGCCCTAGTCGAACCAGATACGCCGATCCACGCCAGTGGCGAGCTAAGCGAGTGGAAAGCCTACCCATACCAGTATAGCTGCTTGGGCTTCCACCCCGGGATTGACTTCGTTCACCTACCGACACGAACAGCCGGGCTTCCCTTCCCGCCGAGAACTTGATTTCCAGTTTTCCTAGGCCTACATCCCTTAGTCCACGGATTAGCAAAGCTTGTCCGAAAGATGACTTCCCTTTGATCTGCTCATAGACGCAACAGCTGGGCATGAGATGTTCTCATTCATGGATGAGTATAGCGGCTATAACCAAATCAAGATGAACCCTGTGGATGCGGAAAAGACTGCCTTCTGAACTCCGAAAGGTAACAACTATTACACAGTGATGCCTTTTGGTTTAAAGAATGCTGGTGCTACTTATCAACGTGCTATGACTGCTATTTTTCATGATATGATGCATGAGGAATTGGAGGATTACGTTGATGACATAGTAGTGAAATCCAAGCAAAAGAAAGATCATGTGGAAGTGCTTCGTCGAGTCCTACAGAGATGCAGAGAATACAAGCTGAAGATGAGAACCCGATGAAGTGCGCCTTCGGAGTAACATATGGGAAATTTCTTGGTTATTTGGTGAATCGACAAGGCATGAATGTAGACCCAGCTAAAGCAAAAGCGGTGCTCGATATGCCAGAGCCAACCTCAGCGAAAAAGTTGAAGTCATTTTTAGGAAAAGCTTCCTACTTGAGAAGGTTCTTACCAGGGTTAGCAGCCTTATCGGCCCCTCTTATGGAATTGCTAAAGAAAAAGGTGGAGTACAAATGGGAAGAGGTCCATCGACAAGCCTTTGCGAAAATCAAGGAGACCTTAGCGAACGCCCCAGTGATGATGGCTCCAATAGCAGGTAAGGAACTTAAGCTATATCTTGCTTTCAATGATAATGCTATCGGAATAGTGCTAGCACAGGATGATCAAAATGGTCAAGAAAAGCCAATCTATTATGCTAGTCGAATTCTCAAAGAAGCTGAAGCTAGATACACTAAAGCAGAGATAAATTGTTTAGCGCTTATATATTATATTATTTATATGCAGCCCAAAAGTTAAGACATTATATGCTGGCGCACAAGATAAAGTTGGTTGTGGGGGCTAATCCGATAAGGTACTTGCTGTCAAGGCCAGCCCTATCGGGAAGGACAGCGCGATGGTTGTTACAGCTGTCAGAATTTGACATAGAATGTGTGTCACTCCCAAAGCGATAAAGGGTCAAGTTTTTGCAGATCTACTGGCCCATCAAAAGACTCTATCGAGCTTTCTGAAGAAATTCCTGGTGAGATAGAACAGATTGCAACAGTAGAAGATGGGCAATGGACCTTATACTTTTATGAATCATCCACAGCCAAGGAAGAAGGTGGTGTAGGAATAGTTTTGAAATCACCAAAAGGAGAGTCAACATCTTTATTGTTTAAATTTGCGTTTCCATGCTCTAATAACAGTTCAGAATATGAGGCCTTAGCGATAGGGTTGTCTATCGCTAAAGAAATGAAGATCAATAAGTTAAAAGTGGTTGGTGATTCAAATTTGGTGGTTCGACAGACAGATGGGACATTCGCACTGAAGGAGATTTCCCTAGCACCTTATCAGTCCCTTGTGCAGAAGCTGTGTGATGAAATTGATGTGGAATTAACCCATGTCAACAGGTTTACCAATCGACATGCTGATTCTTTGGCCACTCTAGCTTCAAAGATAAAGTTCGAAGATGATGAAGATGAAGCTGTCATTAAGATCAGCAAGCGACGAACTCCAGCTCATGGAACTTTAACGATAAGCTATATGAAGATGTCCTTAAAGAAGGAGATTGGAGACATGCTGTGATTCAAGAACTAAAGCAATGAGTGTCGTCAGTGCACATGGCCAAGAAAGACTTGAAGTGCTTCACTAAATTATGTGGCAATTTTGACTACAAGATGTCCGATGGGGTCTTAGCTCGGTGCCTTGGCGTTGAAGAAGCAGCAAAGAGACTTGAAGAAGTTCATGATAAGGTCTGTGGGACAACAAAACCGGTAAACCTCTACAGAAGATTGCAAAGACAAGGTTACTATTGGCCTGATATGGCTAGGGATGCAAAAGCTCGAGAAGAGGCTTGTCTAAAATGTACATGGATGCCCGATAGAGCAGAATGTGCCTTTATCAATGTAGTGGATTGGAGACAGCCATATATCGAGTATCTGACAGAACCTTACCGGATGATAGATACGAAGCGAATAAGCTAAAGAAGATGGCCAAAAGGTATATCGTGAATGATGGTAAGCTATTCAAAAGAGGCTTATCGGGAATTCGGTTGAGGTGTCTATCAGGTGATGAAGCGATGGAGGTCATGCACCAATCACATGCTGGCACCTTGGCGGAGCACCAAGGAGGGCTGTGGGTGTGGAAGGGGCCTCCTCTTTGCTATTGAAGCTCTCGATCTGATCTTAGCCTACTCCTCCTCCCCGATGCGGAACATCTTTTCTTATCTACTGGGCAAGGGCCTACGACATAAGGCTCCTCCTACGAACCTATTGACCTCCGAACCTAAGGAATAGAGTTCCGCATCGGGAAGCCTACTCCTCGGGCTGTTTGGTACTTTATATTATATGCTTTCCGCGGAGAAAGACTCTTTCTAAAGACTAAAAAAATGGTACAAGAATTCCATTTTTCAGTCGGGCGGAATGAAAAAGAAAACATTGATTGAGATCAATTGAAGGAACACCAGCTCATGAACTTTGCCAGTCGAATGGGCAGAACCTGACTCATCAGAAGAGCTTCCGCCACCAATCAAACCAGAATGAAAATGTTTGGTTATATTTCGGAATGTCTCATAATGAACGGAGAGGTTCCCCTTTTCTGCCAAGTCTGCTCGAACTCTTTGGAGTTCGGCGACTTTTCCAGGATCTACTTTTGGAAAGACCTTCGCCATCATGTCGATGACGTCCGTCGAATCCTTCAAAGCAAGACCCTCCCGGTCCAAACATTCTATTAGAATGTTTTGGATTTGCGTACGAAGAAAAGGACTTTAAAAACTTTAGAATCGGATGCGCTCGCCCAGGGAGAAAGGCCCTGCCCCTGCCAACCAAGTAAAAAAAAAAAAAAAAGAAAGAAGAGAACGAAAGGAGAAGAGAACTTCGTATTTTGGTAATTCTCTAGGAGTCATGTTTAACCTTGAATGCTATTAATAAATTCTACAGCAATAGTCCCTCGGACTCGGAAAGTAATAACGAAAATGGCTAACCCAATAGCGGATTCCGCAGCTGCCACCGTTGGAACCAATGAAGCAAATGATTGACCCATCATATCATCCAAAGAAACAGAAAATACCAAAAAGTTCGAATTAACAGCTAATAACATTGATTCAATTGGCATTGACATAATAGGAATATTTCGTCTATTAAGGAGGATTCCCCGAATACCTAAAATAGAAATGATCATCGAAAATGTGAAATATTTGATAAGATCCGTTTCGGGAACGTGGAATGTAAGAGAAATTCAAATGAGAAATGAATGGATCAGAGAGGGGCCACCTTAGTTATTTATGGCTTTGAGTATCTCGATATAATACGGACTACTTATCCGACCGTTCGCCAGATCATTCAAAATACGCTTCAGCTTATGATTCCGGTAGCCCGGTTCCAAATTAATCGTATTTGTTAAATAAACATCTACACCCGATCGTATCTCCTGCTCGTCTATGTGCACTGCTTGTTCCTGTAACAGCTGCGTCATAACTTGAATTATCTCTTCCTGCTTTATACATGCATTCCTAAAACTACGGCCTAGGGATTTATCCTCTTTCAACTCTTCGATATAATTTCTGGGAGCCCTAGCCTGTCCTTCTGAAGGACCAGGCTGCTGCTGGTTATCGTTTGTAGAACTAATAGGAAAGAAAGACGGATCCCCGGAAGGGCCGGCCTGGTGGTGGATTAACTCCACTGTGGATGCCCCCCGACGCAGTAAGAAATGGAGCCACTGCCCGGTGAAGCTCATCCATAAAGAGATAAAAAAAGGAAAAGGCCACTTTAGACAGAATAAGAAAAAAGACTATTCGCGCGAAAATAAACAAATGGATCCTTACTTTACTTGTTTCGGGATTATAGTAACAAGTGGGAGAGAAAGAGTAGAGAAAAAAACAAAATGAATGTAAACTCTAGCACATATAGAATGCATAATAATAAAAGAAGATTTCGACTTTCCACCTTCAGTCTCGGTGGTCGCATACCAGAAAAAAGAAAGGATACCAATGAAGCTTACCATTAATGACTAGTTCGAACACCAGGAGCGGTCTGATCCCTTATTTGATCAGATAGACTGCTCTTAGAAGAAAGAAAAGCAAACTTGAAAAATGGTTTTCCAAGCAAGGTCGCTGAGAACACTAGCGGAACACTTTATTATTCCCACTTTTTCTAGTACGCAATGAAGACCAATCCGCAAGCTAACCTATGACATCCAATAGCAGAGACAGAAAGAAGGATAGCTACTGAAGCATAGGAGAACCAATATTGATAAGAACATCACTTAAGCTATTTCTGTAGTAGCGAGAATAGTATGTAGACAGAAGAATTCCTACTAGAAAAGCAGGTCACAAGCAAGAAAAGAACGGATAGCATGTGAATTAGAAAGGCAAGCTAAACAAGCAAGTCAGCCCGTCTGTCTTCAACAAAGAAACTTAAAGCGCAGGAACTCCGATCGGTAAATGAGCTACCCCTCTTAAGATTAGGTCTCGCATTCTCTCATCGGGCTCTGAAAGCACCCGAGTGGGGAGGGGATGAGCTACCTCTATTAAGAAAGAATCTACCCTTCTAGCCGCACTTTTTACGCCTCTATTCTGACATCAACCAAGCCATTTAGACGGAGTTCAATTAGGACCGTCCTTCCTTCAGGTAACGGGGTTGAGTCAGGGACTAATAGGAATGGCATCCACTATAAGATACCGGGAATGGGGGAGGGCTTCGTTTAAAGGCTACGTCAGCCACCTCAAAGCATTGGGGGTCCCAGTCGATGAGGGAAGTCATCCTCAAGCCCTCTTTCCGCTTTTTTCGTAGGTAGCAGCGTCGGCAGAAGAGATTTGAGGTATAGAAAGGGGGACAGCAAAAGCAGCGATTAGGGATCACCTTCTCATTCATCAAAAACTGGACTCCCCTACGTCAACTGCACTGTGGGAAAGACAGACTGTCTTCCGGTCGAGGCATACTATCTAAGCGACTCTCCTAGTGGGTTACTTCTTTTGAACAGATCCACGCGCTCTATCTTATATATGTCACCTGCTTCACTTGAAAAACCCATATGAAATCACGCAAACCATGTCGGGTTCACAACCTAGGGCAGAAAGCGAAAGGCTAAGGGAGGGTATGGGACTAATGGTTAAGGGTATTGCCCCTAGTCATAGCATGGTCGAAGAGCTGGGTTTCAAGAGGGTATGTATGGTTAGATTAGAGGGAGGGGGACTGCGGATGTCTCGTACTTCTTAGCCCTTCTTGAAGGAAAGAAGTAGGTCTCGGGGAAAATTGAATTACTGGATTAAATTCCCGGTCTTCACCCAACCTGCGGTACCTAAGAGCGCCCCGTTCATTTGGTTCAGGCGAAAAGCCCCTGAAAGCAGGGAGAAAGCCTTCAACTATCATGTCTTAAGCATCGACTCAAGATGAGAAAAAGGTCGCCGCCTTATTCCGTCACTAAAGCAGGTACAGCCATCCAGCCTTTCTACTTATTCCTGTTATCCGGATCCAGCTAACCAACCTTCCAGTAGAAGAAGAGTCCATAGCATAGGGAGGATACTAGAGATTCCCATCACTTCCAAAGGAGAAAAGCCGCATGAATGAAGGACGCAAAGACTTAAGATCGAACAACAAAAGCTGTCGTCAATCGAAGAATCTTCATTCACGGATCGGCAGGAAAGTAGGATTGAAAGTGCACAGTTGAGGAGCCTCGGGGAGTGATCGGAAAGAGCCAGGCACTATAAAAGAAGAGAAAGGGATAAGAAAAAGGGTATACCCCCATTGACTGGGCTTGACCTGAATCTATCGTAAACCTAAAGGGGATGGGAACTTCGACTATGAAGAGTTGCCGACTTAATCGACGTCTTGTCTTATCCCCACTACAGATTTTTGAAAAGAAATAGGGCACGCAAGAGAGACGGATTGCTATCTTTTGGTCCACCAATCATTTCGTATTTACTGTAATCAAGTTAGAACAATTCACTCTAGATGGACGCTGAGTACGCGTTCACCTGTGTCGGTCCGACCGACCGACAATCCAGTTTCACTTCAATGATAGGAATCCTCCATTCGCATCCCCTACTTCGGGTTTGTTCTGGTGGGACCATATAACTTTCTAATAAAGTAGCCCTAATTGAGGGAATCCGTATCGGTATTACTCTACCATAAGGTTCAATTCCCCTCTCAAGGCTCGAATTTGTCACCAACTAATTTACACTACCTTAGTTCAATGTAAATTCCCCGGTGACAAAATGAAGTTCCTTTCGCTGCTACTACGTCAAAAAACTACGTTTTGTATAGCGGCAAAACCTTACTTTGACTTTAATAGATATACAAGTTCCCAAGTAAAAAAGGGTGTAAGAGGAGAATGACCGGGTAACTAGAGACGGTAGGAGTCTTAGATGCGGGAGTTCCCTGTGTTAAAGCTTATATCTTATAGGAGTCCCCCGTGTTAAAGATAGGATAGGAAAAAGACTGAGGGAATCCGTTGCAGAAGGTAGACTACATCCCAGGCTGTTTAAGGAGCAGTTTGCAGCCGAACTAAGTGGAGGTACTTTCGCGGAACAGAGCAAAGACGCCACGATAAGGAAGGATGGTGTCCATCTAGTGTGAAGACTAAAAAGATACTTCATCTCCCTTATGTCAAAAATGGTGAAAACGAAGGAAGCGAAGGAAGATAGAATATCGAGTGATAAGTCGCAGCTTTTGAGCATACCAACTTCCCCGAGCAGGGGGTAGAACCATCGGGTGTCATCTTTTCGTTTCCACTTCCTTTCATTACTTAGAAGAAATAAAGGCTAGTTTCTGGGCCTATTTCGAGTACCGTCTTACTTATTCTAAGATAGATAGAACCATTACAAGACTCCATCACACTGACTGACTCTTGCTAAATCGACTTCAAATTCTAAATCTTGGAGAGAAATTTTACCAGGAGCGAAAGCCACTCAGATTGCTTGGCTATCAAGCTCACAACCAGTGAAAGTCCTTAGGAGAAATCTCTTTGTGAATTTTTACAGTTAGTCCAGTCTGAGCTTAGGTTTTGGCAATTTTGAAAGATAGATTTTTTATTAGATTAGCCATCCCCACGGGCTCCCTCTTCTAGCCTTGAAGAAAGCGCTGGACAGAATATACTCTCTCTTACGCTTTCGCAATTTGGCTCTCTCTTATAACTAATACCAGAGTAGAGTGGAGGGAAAAGCTTTAGCTCGAATTCTCGCTTTGGTACAAAATTGAGAAGTCCGCTGACTTTACTTACGATGATTGATTCTTACAAAACTAGAAGATAGCGTGATTAAGAGATAAGAGAAGGTACTCCTTCAAGTTCAAGAGACTCCGATGAACCTTTATTCTAGTTAGGAGATTAGTTACATACATTATTATTTTTTGAAAAGGAACCAGGTCATAATAAGAGATTAACAAACGA is a genomic window containing:
- the nad4L gene encoding NADH dehydrogenase subunit 4L yields the protein TDLIKYFTFSMIISILGIRGILLNRRNIPIMSMPIESMLLAVNSNFLVFSVSLDDMMGQSFASLVPTVAAAESAIGLAIFVITFRVRGTIAVEFINSIQG